The genomic interval ATTCACACCATTTTCATTAAATAAATAAAAATCAGGTTCATTGATCAATTCCTTTAATTTATAGGTGTTTTGAATAAAAGATGAATGCGTCATACGCCAGTAAAATCCATTTTGCTGATTACTTAATTTCTCCAGAATGAGTTTTTCAGTAAATTGTCCTTTATTGCCGTATTCAAATATATAAATAATGTTGGCTGTATTTTGAGAAGCTATTTTTCTTACACGGCAATTAGAGTAACTGGTATCAATCATATTGAAACTAAACCTGGCCAAACTAGATACCTTATCCTCACAAAGTCTAACAAGAAAATTCTCTCTAAAAGTGATATTGATTTCATAAGATTGACTGATGTTATTTCCAGTATCAACCGCTTTGATTTCATTTCCTTCTGTATTGCAACATAGTATTTGGGTTTCAAACTTACCGAATGCTAATATTGGAAACGCCAATGGCTTTTTCATCTTATTTGTAATTATCATATATCCCCGGATGTCGTTGCTGCCATCACATTGTATTACTGAACCCGAAATTTCATTCAAAAAAGGTATCTTGTCATGCAAAACAATATTTTTTTCAAAATCGCTGCTCATGGATGGCAATTCAAATTGATAGCTTACTACATTACATTCAGAATGTAAGCTAAAATTATTTGAAGCAGACTTAGCAAAATAGATTTTATATCTTCCTGAATAAGTCGATCTGCTTTTATAAGAAGGCTCATTATTTATAAGATTTTGAACTTGACTAAATTGCATTTTTCTTCCATTATCTTGACCTATAACACCAGTACATAAGGCATAATCGTCTATTCTTCCTATGCATAAATTGTTGACTTGAGTTGTTTCAAATTGATAAATTCCATTAGTATAATTCATTTGGACAGATTCTTTCCAAACTTTATTTTCAATATCAAAATAAAACAATCGAAGAGTTGCATTAAGTGAAGATGAAGGAGCAGTATATTTTATTTTAATCCGTTTTGTGAAGGATAACAATTCACCAGATTCGATACTCCACGCCTCAATCCCCAAATGATACTTTGTAGTAAGTAATTTAATGGTTGAATTAGAATCTTTTACAAAATAAGCTGCTTGCTGTTCTTTAAATAAACCTGGGTCTCTGTATTTCGGAGCTATTTTGTATTTTCCGGTAAATAGTGTTCCCGATTGAGTCAACAAAGCATTTGCTGGAATTTCAATATCATATAAATTATCATAACTAAAGAATGCATCCTGGCTTGATGAAAAAGAATTAGTGAAAATTTTCTCTTCGAGGATTGTTCTTCTAAAACTCAAATCACCTGCAAAACCATCGACCGTTTCCAAGCCATCAAAGTAATTATCCGCCACAATAAAAATATAATCCTGCAAATCGTTAATATATACATTTTTAAATTGGTAAAAACCATTATTGTCCGTACGTGTCATCATTTTTCCAATGTTGACTTGAGCATTTACAATAGGAATGCCTTTCGGGTCAGTAACCAACCCCATTAAATTTGTTTCAATGATTTTACCGGGCGGATTGGGTTTATCTATAATAATGTCAATATACTCATCATTCTTATGGCAAGAAAGGACGGTCATCAGGCTGATCAACAATATAAAATATTTGCTCATGTTACACTCTATTATCTATTACTACCAATTATATTTGTTTTACGCTGCATGAATCCTCGAATCTAAATAGGATTATTTAATTTTATGTGACCGATTGAAAATTTCAGTTTTTTTTAGACTATATTAGGGTTGTTGCACCAAAGATACAGCTGCATTTTGGGCTTCTGATTGAATTTTTTAAGCTTGCAATTTAACTTTTGTAGTCGTACTGTAAGCTCATTTTAGGACTCAATATGAATTGCAAACCCATTTCAGCATGAATTCATTAAAACTGTAAACCCCGCCTGCAGTCGGGCAGGTTTTTTTAGGACGAGTCAGTTTTTCTGCCAGCCTATAAAATACTTCAATTTTTTTTCCCCTTTTACTAAAAAGCAAAAATAACCCACCTACTTTCTAACCACCAAATGAGCCCCCCTTTCACAGTGCCCTCCCTTGACAATTTAATGCAAATTCGACGCGACAAAACCATTGACAGTAAGAAGGTCATCATGCAACATGGGGATTAATGAAATGGAGGGTTCTGTGGTTAATTATACATAGACAAGTTGTCGATATTTTTTACAACATTCCAGCCGCTATTGATGACAAACATAAATTAATTATGCATGTTATTAAAAATTAATTTTTTAATTTTGGCTGATAATTGTTTTGCGGTTCAGTGTCTATGGCAAATCCGTCGAGACTATGTTATTCGACCACAACGAAAATCAAAATGAACGAAGAAATTAAATCATACAATAACCAACAGGAGCCAAAAGACAAAGAAATTTGCGACCTACTTGCAACGACAATTAGAAACGAATTGACCGAAGCAGAGAATAAAATTTGGCACGCTCACCCTGTTTGGTTTTTAGACGACAACCCAACAGTCGGATATAGTAAACAGAAAAAGGGAATAAGACTGATGTTTTGGAGCGGTGCGGACTTTGACGAAAAAAACCTAAACGTTAAAGGACAGAAATTTAAGGACGCTTCAATTTTTTATAACAGTATGACAGAAGTAAACACAAAAGACCTAATTCGTTGGCTTAAAAAATCAAGAGAAATTCAGTGGGACTATAAAAACATTATAAAAAGAAAAGGAAAACTCGAAAAGTTAAAACAATAATCAAAAATTTATGAATAAATTAAAATTTAACGTAAGTATTAATGCACCTGTAAATAAAGTCTATGATATTATGCTGGGCATTAACAAAAAATCAACTTATGAGCAATGGACTGCTTTGTTCAATCCGACATCTACCTATGATGGCAATTGGAATAAAGGCAGTAAAATGCTATTCATAGGAACCGATGAGAAGGGAGAAAAAGGTGGAATGGTTTCAGAGATAGTTGACAATATTCCCAACTGTTTTATTTCAATTCGTCATTACGGACTGGTACAAGCAAATGTAGAAATCACTGATGGACCAGAAGTTGAAAAGTGGGCAAACGGATTTGAAAATTATACTTTTGAAGAAAACAATGGGACTACAATCGTTACTGTTGACTTAGACACCACAGAAGATTTTTTGGAATATATGAACCAGACCTACCCAAAAGCACTCGACAAGTTGAAAGAAATATGTGAAAAATAGAATCACACAAAAATCTAACAATGACGAATAAAGAAACATAGCCTATAACAGCTAGAAGAAAGACAGTCCACTGGTTAAAAGAAGCTTTGTACTTCGTATCAAGTTAAGATCATCCTACAATTTTAGATACAAAGAAATCAGCGTATTAAATTCTCTTCCTGGCTGTTGGATGAAATTGAAAAAAGATTCGAAATCATTTCAATTTATCCTAAAATTGGATGAGAAAAAGATTTATCAAACTTAAAAATATTACCATTTAATAATAATGGAATAATTCATTAAGAGATCAATGAAGATATATTGATTAAATCAAAATGGGATTTAAGACAAAATCCTTTGACTCGACTAGATAAAAATTGACCCCATATAATAAGGCATAGACTCTCCACCGCCAAACATCTTAAATCCTTTTTTTTAATTTTTTCAGTAATGAATAATTTATTTCTTAGTTTTGGCTGCTAATCGTTTGGCGGTGCAGCTTGAATACTAATGCGTAGCTTGCCACCTTATACAGTTTTCAAACATGATGTTGTGCCTTCATTGTCGCATTTGGTTAAAATCCGTAATTGGCTTGAAAACCAAAATGTTTGGCTTTTTAAATTATTTAATTCTCATTTTATTCGAAATGAAAATCCTGCAGTTGTCAGGCCTTTCTGCGGATGCACCAAAGTGATTTGCTCAAATGATATGATTTCACCTGAACTTATTTCGGCTAAAACTTTCTTGGTTTCCTCTGTAAATTGAGATCCCAAGTTGGCAATTGTTCTGGGTGCCTGTTTCGATTTATTTATAACGAGATTAAATGATTGTATTTCCCATTCACCCGCCCACTCCCGTTGAAATTTTCCATTGCAACGAAATTCGATAGCAGACAATTCAGTGACTTGAGCAACTGTAGCCATGCTTATTTTGGCAATAAATTTTTTAGGTAAGGATTCGCAATTATCTGCATCAATGAAAACATTTAAGTATTTGACTATCTTGATAACTTCGATATTTGTTTCAAGGTCAAAGGTCACGATCGTATCAATTCCAGTATTGAAACCGGTTTCGTATTTTTGGGATGTGCATAAATTAGTAGTTAATATCAATAAAATGAATAGAAGTGATGAGGTTTTCATAAGATATTTAGCTGTTTAAAACTCTAAGTTAACAAAATTTTGAAAAGCAAGGAAAACAAGAATCTTAACATTAAGAAGAAATTCAGGCCACCAGTAAAACGGCATAGACTTTAAACCGCCAAGCATAAAATAGCATTCTCTCCCGCTATGCGGGATCTGTGTTACACAGCAATTTTGAATTTTTTCATTTAGTAAAATTTAATGCTTTATTTTTGGCTTCCGGCAAGAAGCTGGAATGAATGCATACCAAGACCGCTAGCTACAATCCATTGACCATAATTAAGACGAAAAACGCATATTAAAAAAAAGTATATTTGATTAAAACAAAAGCCATATGAAAGCACTAGGTAAAACAGTAAAAGAAATTTTGATCAATCTTCCCGAGGATAGAGCAGAACCTTTTAACAAACTACACGATGTCATTGTGAAAAACCTGCCAAAAGGTTTTGAAGCAGCTATTAGTTATGGTGGATTGGGTTATGTTATTCCGCATACACTTTATCCAGCAGGTTACCATTGTAAACCAAGCGAGCCGTTACCTTTCGCGGGAATTGCTTCCCAAAAAGATTCTATTAATTTTTACCATATGGGTATTTATTCCGATCCCACATTATTGAATTGGTTCGTAACCGAATATCCCAAACACAGCAATCAAAAACTGGACATGGGAAAAAGTTGTGTCCGCTTTAAGAAGTTAAATGAGATTCCCTATAACCTCATTGCTGAATTAATGAAAAAAATGAGTGCTAAGGAATGGATTGAGATGTATGAGAAAAATTATGTACCAAAATCGAAGAAGAAGTAAGTATATTATAGGTCGCAAAAAGAAATGAAATGAAAATTTAAAACAAATATTAAATACTTATCAAAAGAGAAAGTATGTCGTTTTAAATTAATTGGATAGGCAAAACTGAATATGATAAATTAGTTATTATTACAATCCTTAAAGTCACACTGTTTTCTTATGTTGCTGGTAGTTATGTTATTGGACTGCGGACAACAAAAGTTAAAACAACGATCCGATAACAGCAGCGTTGCATTATGGTGGGGAAGGTGCGAATATAAACAGTAGTGAAATTAATAAATAGTTATCCGTTTAGACAGGTTGGTGGATCTAATGCGCCTAATCGCAAATCTGCAAATCCTTCTTTGCCAACAACCCTATGACCGATATATTGGTCGAATAGCATTTTAATTAATGAAATAATAATTTTTAAGAGAACTTTATTTAAACTTAATATTTTAGTTTTACAACTTAATTTTTAAATCTAAAAAATGACAACAACAGAAGTAGCTAACAAATTGGTAGAACTTTGTCGCCAAGGAAAAATTGACGAAGTACAAGAAACATTATTTGCAGACAATGCACAAAGCATTGAGGCTAACGAAATGATGGGACCTAAATTTGTAACAGGTTTGGACGCCATC from Saprospiraceae bacterium carries:
- a CDS encoding DUF1801 domain-containing protein, with amino-acid sequence MNEEIKSYNNQQEPKDKEICDLLATTIRNELTEAENKIWHAHPVWFLDDNPTVGYSKQKKGIRLMFWSGADFDEKNLNVKGQKFKDASIFYNSMTEVNTKDLIRWLKKSREIQWDYKNIIKRKGKLEKLKQ
- a CDS encoding carboxypeptidase regulatory-like domain-containing protein, coding for MSKYFILLISLMTVLSCHKNDEYIDIIIDKPNPPGKIIETNLMGLVTDPKGIPIVNAQVNIGKMMTRTDNNGFYQFKNVYINDLQDYIFIVADNYFDGLETVDGFAGDLSFRRTILEEKIFTNSFSSSQDAFFSYDNLYDIEIPANALLTQSGTLFTGKYKIAPKYRDPGLFKEQQAAYFVKDSNSTIKLLTTKYHLGIEAWSIESGELLSFTKRIKIKYTAPSSSLNATLRLFYFDIENKVWKESVQMNYTNGIYQFETTQVNNLCIGRIDDYALCTGVIGQDNGRKMQFSQVQNLINNEPSYKSRSTYSGRYKIYFAKSASNNFSLHSECNVVSYQFELPSMSSDFEKNIVLHDKIPFLNEISGSVIQCDGSNDIRGYMIITNKMKKPLAFPILAFGKFETQILCCNTEGNEIKAVDTGNNISQSYEINITFRENFLVRLCEDKVSSLARFSFNMIDTSYSNCRVRKIASQNTANIIYIFEYGNKGQFTEKLILEKLSNQQNGFYWRMTHSSFIQNTYKLKELINEPDFYLFNENGVNLMECNLPKVIIENDQTKEKFISDVVFFRAVIQ
- a CDS encoding SRPBCC domain-containing protein; this encodes MNKLKFNVSINAPVNKVYDIMLGINKKSTYEQWTALFNPTSTYDGNWNKGSKMLFIGTDEKGEKGGMVSEIVDNIPNCFISIRHYGLVQANVEITDGPEVEKWANGFENYTFEENNGTTIVTVDLDTTEDFLEYMNQTYPKALDKLKEICEK
- a CDS encoding DUF1801 domain-containing protein; translated protein: MKALGKTVKEILINLPEDRAEPFNKLHDVIVKNLPKGFEAAISYGGLGYVIPHTLYPAGYHCKPSEPLPFAGIASQKDSINFYHMGIYSDPTLLNWFVTEYPKHSNQKLDMGKSCVRFKKLNEIPYNLIAELMKKMSAKEWIEMYEKNYVPKSKKK